DNA from Petropleomorpha daqingensis:
GAGGACACCCGGTTCCTCGTGCTCGAGATGGGCGCCCGCGGCCCCGGCCACATCGCCCGGCTCTGCGGCATCGCGCGGCCGGACATCGGCGTCGTGCTCAACGTCGGCTCGGCCCACCTCGGTGAGTTCGGCTCTGCGGAGGTCATCGCCCAGGCGAAGGGCGAGCTGGTCGAGGCGCTTCCGGAGAACGGCACCGCCGTCCTCAACGCCGACGACCCGCGGGTGATCGGCATGGCCCCGCGCACCGCCGCCCGCGTCGTCACGACCGGCATCCGCGAGCCCGCGGACGTCCGGGCCACCGGGGTCCGGCTGGACGAGTCCGGCCGCGCGCGGTTCACGCTGCACGCTGGCGGCGAGGAGCAGGACGTCGCCCTCCGCGTGGTCGGCGAGCACCAGGTCGCCAACGCGCTGTCCGCCGCGGGCGCGGCGCTGGCCGCGGGCCTGTCGCCCGCCGCGGTCGCCACGGCCCTGTCGGCGGCCGAGCCGCGCAGCCGGTGGCGCATGGAGGTCGGCCGACGTCCGGACGGCGTCACCGTGGTCAACGACGCCTACAACGCCAACCCCGAGTCGATGCGGGCCGCCCTCGCCGCGCTGACGGCCCTGCCGGGGGAGCGGCGGATCGCCGTCCTCGGCGCGATGGCCGAGCTGGGCCCCGGCGGCGGTGCCGAGCACGAGCGGCTCGGCCGCGACGCGGCGGCCGCCGGGGTGGACCTCGTCGTCGCCGTCGGGGCCGATGCGGTAGGCATAGCGAGCGGGGCAGCGGCCGCCGGACGGCGGCCAGGAGAGGAGTCGGTGCACGTGCCGGACCGGGCTGCCGCCCGCGCGCTGCTGTCGGAGCTGCTCCGGCCCGGCGACGTCGTCCTGGTGAAGGCCAGCCGCAGCTACGGGCTGGAGCGCCTCGCCGAGGACCTGCTGGGGGCGGGCGCGTGAAATCCGTCCTCTTCGCCAGCGGCTTCGGCCTGATCATCTCGATCCTGCTCACGCCGCTGGCCATCCGCGCCTTCCGCCAGAAGGGGCTGGGGCAGGAGATCCGCGACGACGGCCCCGAGAGCCATCTGTCGAAGAAGGGCACGCCCACGATGGGCGGCACGGTGATCGTCGCGGCGACCGTCGGCGGCTACGTGATCGCCCACCTGCTGCTCGTCAGCCAGCCCGGCCGCGGGTTCACCGCCACCGGCGTGCTGCTGCTCTTCCTCATGGTGGGGCTCGGCACCGTCGGCTTCCTCGACGACTACCTGAAGATCCGGCACCGCCGCAGCCTCGGGCTGAACAAGACGGCGAAGCTGGTCGGGCAGCTCGTGGTCGGGGTGACCTTCGCCGTCCTGGCGCTGAACTTCGAGAGCGGCGGCCAGACGCCGGCCTCGACCAGCGTCTCCTTCGTGCGCGACATCGCGCCGATGGGCCTCGGCGCGGTCGGGTTCGTGATCCTCGCCTACCTGTTCATCGCCGGTTTCTCCAACGCGGTGAACCTGACCGACGGCCTCGACGGTCTGGCGTCCGGGTGCTCGGCGATGGTGTTCGCCGCGTACGTGTTCATCTCGTTCTGGCAGTTCACCCACGACTGCGCGCTCAAGCCGATCGACGGCTGCTACCTGGTGCGCGACCCGCTCGACGTCACCCTCGTCGCCGCGGCGGCGCTCGGTGCCTGCCTGGGCTTCCTGTGGTGGAACACCAGCCCGGCGCGGATCTTCATGGGCGACACCGGCTCGCTGGCCCTCGGCGGCCTGATGTCCGGCCTGGCGATCGTCACCCGCACCGAGCTGCTGCTCGTCGTCCTCGGTGGGCTGTTCGTCGCGGTCACCCTGTCGGTGGTGATCCAGGTGGCCTTCTTCCGGGCGACCAGACGCCGGGTCTTCCGGATGGCACCGCTGCACCACCACTTCGAGCTGGCCGGCTGGACCGAGAACACCGTGATCGTGCGGTTCTGGCTGGTCACCGGCATGGCCGTGGCGTTCGGGATCGGGCTGTTCTACACCGACTGGCTCTCGTTCGCGGGGCTGTGAACGTGCAGCTGTCCGGCCGGACCGTGCTGGTCGCCGGCCTCGGCGTGTCCGGGGCCGCGGCCGCGCGCGTGCTGCTCGAGCGCGGCGCGCGGGTGCTGCTCGCCGACGCCGCTCGCCCGTCGGCCGTCGACGCGTTGCTGGAGTCCGGTGCCGAGTGGCTCGGCCCGCTCGCCGAGGTGCCGGCGGACGTCGAGCTGGTGGTCACCTCGCCGGGCTGGCGCCCCGACGCCCCGCTGCTGGTGGACGCCGCCCGCCGCGGCATCGAGGTGCTCGGCGAGCCCGAGCTCGCCTGGCGGCTCCGGGCCGAGCCGGCCGCCCCGTGGTTGGCGGTCACCGGCACCAACGGCAAGACGACGACGGTCACCATGCTCGAGGCGATCCTGCTCGCCGGCGGGCGGCGGGCGGTGGCCGCGGGCAACGTCGGCCGCCCGCTGGTCGAGGTGGTCACCGAGACGGGGGCGGACGGCGCCCCGGCCTACGACGCGGTCGCCGTCGAGCTCTCCAGCTTCCAGCTGCACTGGTCGAGCACGCTGGCCCCGCAGGCCGCCGCGGTGCTCAACATCGCTGACGACCACACCGACTGGCACGGCAGCTTCGCCGCCTACCGCGACGCCAAGGCGCGCATCCTGCGCGGGGCCGAGGTGGCGGTGGCCGACGCCTCCGACGAGGTCGCCGCCGCGCTGGTGGCCGGCGCGCCCCGGCCGGTGACGGTCACCCTGGGCGAGCCGGCGCCCGGCCAGCTCGGTGTGCGGGACGGCGCGCTGGTCGACCGCGCGTTCGCCGACGACCCGGCGGGGGAGGTGCTGCTCGAGGCCGGCGCGTTGCAGGTCAGCGGCCCGCACAACACCGTCAACGCGCTGGCCGCGGCGGCGCTGGCCCGGGCCGCCGGGATCCCGGCCACCGCGATCGCCGCGGGGCTGGCCGGCTTCCGCGGCGGCGCCCACCGCAACGTCCTGGTGGCCACGGTCGACGGGGTCGACTACGTCGACGACAGCAAGGCGACCAACCCGCACGCCGCCGGCGCCTCGCTCGCCGCCTACCCCCGCGTGGTCTGGATCGCGGGCGGGCTGCTCAAGGGCGCCGACGTCGATCCGCTGGTCGAGGCGGTCGCGCCGCGGCTGGCCGGCGTCGTCCTGCTCGGCCGCGACCGGGCGCAGCTGGCCGCATCCCTCGCGCGACACGCCCCGTCGGTGCCGGTCGTCGAGGTGCCGAGCGGCGACGATGAGGGGATGGGGACCACCGCTGAGCAGACGATGCGGCAGGTGGTGACCGAGGCCGCCCGGCTGGCCCGGCCCGGCGACACGGTGCTCATGGCCCCGGCCGCCGCCTCCATGGACGTGTTCACCGACTACGCCCACCGCGGGCGCGCCTTCGCCGACGCGGTGCGCGAGCTGGGTTAGCCCCGGATGACCGCCGGCACCACCACCCGCCACGACACCGGCTCGGTGTCGGACCGCCCCGCCGCGCGCCGCTACCGCGTGCGCCGGCTGCAGGGCCCCGACTGGCTGGACGGGCCCATGGTCAGCTGCACCCTCGTGCTGGGCGCGGCCGGTCTGCTGCTGGCGATCGGCCTGGTCATGGTGTTCTCCGCCTCCTCGGTCAAGGCCGCCCTGTCCCACGAGCCGGCCTGGGCGCCCGGCGTCCAGCAGCTGGTCTGGGCGGCCATCGGCGCCGTGGCGCTGGTGCTCGCGCTGCGGCTGCCGGTCGGGTTCCTGCGCCGGTGGTCGGGCTGGTTCATGGTCGCGATGCTCGTGCTGCTGCTCGCCGTCCTCGTCTTCGGCGTCCAGCTCAACGGCGCCCGGCAGTGGTTCGACTTCACGATCGCCCACTTCCAGCCGTCGGAGCCCGCGAAGCTGGCCTTCGCCCTGTGGGGCGCGCACATGCTGGCCACCCGCGACCGGTACCTGACCACGAAGTCGCTGCTGCTGCCGATCATCCCGGCGTTCCTGCTCATCGCGGTGCTGCTGCTCGCCGAGCCGGATCTCGGGGGCGTGGTGACGTTCTTCGTCATCCTCGTCGCGCTGCTCTGGGCCGGCGGCGCCCGGCTCAAGGTCTGGCTGGGTCTGGGCGCCGTCGCGGCGATCGGCATCGTGTCGCTGATCGCCGTCGCCCCCTACCGGCTGGCCCGGTTCACCTCGTTCCTCGACCCGTTCGCCGACGCCTCCAACACCGGCTACCAGGCGGTCCGCGGGCTGTACGCCCTCGCGACCGGGGGCTTCTCCGGCGTCGGCCTCGGCAACAGCCGGATGAAGTGGGGCCTGCTGCCGTACGGGGAGTCCGACTACATCTTCGCGATCATCGGCGAGGAGCTCGGTTTCCTCGGCTGCCTCGTCGTCGTCGCCCTCTACGGCGTGCTGGCCTACGTCGGGTTCCGCATCGCCCGCCGCTCGGCCGACCGGTTCGTCCAGCTGGCCAGCATCGCGATCACCACGTGGCTGGTCGGCCAGGCGACCATGAACATGGGGTACGTGGTGGGTCTGCTGCCGGTCACCGGCGTCACGCTGCCCCTGGTCTCGGCCGGGGGCACCTCGCTCGTGCTGACCTTGTTCATCGTCGGGGTGCTCGCCCGATTCGCGCTGTCCGAACCGGCCGCGATCGAGGCGCAGCAGAACCGTCGCCGCAGCCGGCTCTCGCGCTGGCTGCTGCCGGTGCCCGCGCACGCGGTCGACCCGGTGCGCTCGCGCCGGCGGCCGGGCAGCGGCCGGACGGTCGCCCGGGTGCCCGGTGGGGGAGCGGAGCGCACGCCGCGGCGCAGCACGCCGCCGCGCCGCCGCCCGCCGCTCGAGGAGCGGGAGCGCGGCGTCCCGCGCCGTCCCGTCGGCTCCCGCGTGTCCGAGGCGGCCACCCGCCGGCCGGGGCGGCCCGGATGAGCCCGCTGTCGATCGCGCTCGCCGGCGGCGGCACGGGCGGCCACATCGAGCCCATGCTGGCGCTGGCCGACGCCCTGCGCCGCCGCGACGATGACCTGACGATCACCTGCCTGGGTACCGCCCGCGGCATGGAGACCCGGATCGTCCCCGCGCGGGGCTACGACCTGCGGCTGATCCCGCCGGTCCCGCTCCCGCGCAAGCCCACCCTCGACCTGCTCAAGGTGCCCGGCCGGGTCGTCGGCGCGGTCCGGCAGACCGCGGCGCTGCTGCGCGAGCTCGACGCCGACGTCGTCGTCGGCTTCGGCGGCTACGTCGCGCTGCCCGCGTACCTCGCTGCCCGGCGGGCACACGTACCGGTCGTGGTCCACGAGCAGAACGCGCTGCCCGGCCTGGCCAACCGCATCGGCGCCCGGCTCGCCGCGCGGGTGGCGGTCACCGCGCCCGGGACACCGCTGCGGCACGCCGAGGTGGTCGGCATGCCGCTGCGCGGCGCCATCAGCGGCCTGGACCGCGCCGCCCGCCGCGCCGAGGCCCGGGCGGAGTTCGACCTGGACGCCGACCGGCCGACCCTGCTGGTCTTCGGCGGCTCGCAGGGCGCCGCCTCGCTCAACCGGGCCGCCGTCGGCGCCGCCGACGCGCTCACCGCCGCCGGGGTGCAGGTGCTGCACGCCCGCGGGCCGAAGAACACCGACGTCGAGGTGCCGGCCCGCCCGGCGGGCGAAGCGCCCTACGTCGTGGTCGACTACCTGGACCGCATGGACCTCGCCTACGCCGCCGCCGACCTCGCCCTGTGCCGCTCGGGCGCGGTGACCGTCGCCGAGGTGGCCGCCGTCGGCTTGCCGGCCGCGTTCGTCCCGCTGCCGATCGGCAACGGCGAGCAGCGCCGCAACGCCCAGCCGCTGGTCGACGCCGGCGGCGGCCTGCTCGTGGAGGACGCCGACCTGAGCCCGGCGTGGATCGAGCAGCACGTGGTGCCGCTGCTCACCGACGCCGACCGGCTGGCCGGCTTCGCGGCGCACGCCAAGGCCGCCGGGGCGCGGGACGCCGACGAGAAGCTGGCCGAGATCGTGCTGGAGGTGGCCCGTGGCTGAGGTCACCTGGACCGAGCCGGTGCCGACGCCGGACGAGCTCGGGGCGGTGCACTTCGTCGGGATCGGCGGGGCCGGCATGAGCGGGATTGCGCGGATCCTGCTGGCCCGCGGCGTCCCGGTCTCCGGCAGCGACCGCCGCGACACCCCGACGCTGCTGGCCCTGCGGGCGCTCGGCGCGCGGGTGGAGGTCGGCCACGACGCGGCGAACCTCGGCGCCGCCGACACGGTCGTCGTCTCCACGGCGATCCGCCCCGACAACCCCGAGCTCGCGGCGGCGCGCGAACGCGGGCTGCGCGTGCTGCCACGGGCGGTCGCGCTGGCCGCGGTGATGGCCGGACGGCGCAGCGTCGCCGTCGCCGGCACCCACGGCAAGACGTCGACCACCTCGATGCTCACGGTCGCGGTGCAGGCCTGCGGTGCCGACCCCTCGTTCGCGATCGGCGGCACCCTCAACGAGTCCGGCAGCAACGCCCACGCCGGCGAGGGCGACGTCTTCGTGGCCGAGGCCGACGAGAGCGACCGCTCGTTCCTGGTGCTGGCCCCCTTCGCGGGAATCGTCACCAACGTCGAGGCCGACCACCTCGACAACTACGGCGACCTCGCGGCGGTGGAGGCGGCGTTCGACCGGTTCCTGCAGACCATCGACCCCGAGGGGTTCGTCGTCCTCTGCCTCGACGACCCCGGCGCCGCACGGCTGGCCGACGTCCCGGTCAAGGCGCGGGTGCGCACCTACGGCACCGCCGCGGCGGCCGACCTGCGCCTGGTGGACGTCGCCGTCGGCGGGAACGGCGCGAGCTACACCGCCGTGCTGGACGGCACCGAGCTGGGCCGGGTGGAGATCCGGGTGCCGGGCGAGCACATGGCGCGCAACAGCGCCGCCGCCCTGCTGGCCGGGCTGGAGCTGGGGCTGCCGGTCGAGGGGCTGATCGAGGGCCTGGGCCGCTTCGGCGGCGTGCACCGGCGCTTCGAGCTCAAGGGCGTGGTCGGCGGCGTGCGCGTCTACGACGACTACGCCCACCACCCGACCGAGGTGCGCGCGCAGCTGGCCGCGGCCCGGGCGGTGGCCGGCGACGGCCGGCTCGTCGTCGCCTTCCAGCCGCACCTCTACAGCCGGACCCGCGAGTTCGCCGACGGCTTCGGCGACGCGCTCGGCCTGGCCGACGAGGTCGTGGTGATGGACGTCTACGGCGCCCGCGAGGACCCGGTGCCCGGCGTGACCGGTGCGATGGTCGCCGACGCCGTGCCGCTGCCCCCTGAGCGGGTGCTGTTCGAGCCGTCGTGGTCGGCCGCGGCGCCCGCGCTGGCCGCCCGCGCACGCCCCGGCGACCTGGTCATGACCATGGGCGCCGGCGACGTCTCGATGGTCGGGCCGGAGGTGCTGGAGGCCCTGCGCCGCGCGGGGGAGACCTCGGCATCGTGAGCCGCACGGGCACGACCACGCGCGACCGCGCCGGCGCCCCGCAGAGCGTGCGCCGCGAGCGGCCGGCTCCCGCGCGCAACCGCCGGCGCGAGCACAGCCGCCGGCACAAGCGGCTGCGGCTGGCCCTCGTCGTGCCGGTCGTCGCCACGATCGCCTGGGCGCTGTGGGCCAGCCCGCTGCTGTCCGTCCGGTCCGTCCAGGTCGACGGCATCCAGGACGGCGGTGCGGTGTCGCTGTCCGCCGACGAGGTGCGCGACGCCGCCGGGGTCCGCACGGGCACCCCGCTGCTGCGGGTCGACACCGACGCCGCCCGGGACCGGGTGGCCCGGCTGCCGCATATCAGCTCCGTGCAGGTGGCGCGCGGCTGGCCGTCCAGCGTGGTGATCACCGTGACCGAGCGGGTGCCGATCGCCGTCGTCCAGTCCGAGGGCCAGCGCTACCTGGTCGACGACGAGGGCGTGCTGTTCGACACGATCACCGGGAACCCGCCGGCCGGCGTGGTGCCGCTCGACGTCCGGCACCCGGCGGCGGGGGACCGCGCGACCGAGGCGGGCCTGGCGGCGCTGGCCAGCCTGCCGCGCACCGTGCGCGCCGACGTGGTCTCGGCCACGGCGACGACCGCCGAGGACGTCACGCTCACCCTGACCGACGGGACGACGGTGCTCTGGGGCGACGGCGCCGACAGCGAGGCCAAGGGCCGGGTGCTCACGGCGCTGATCGCGCAGATCGCGGCCGGCACGCTCGACCCGGCGCACACCATCGACGTCAGCGCTCCGGACGCGGTGGTGCTCCGCTAACCGTCCAGCGGGTGGACACTCCGCGCGCCGGCACCTCCGCCGGGAGACGCCGGAAGGGCAGGAGCCGCCCGTGTCCTCGCACGAGTACCTGTTGGACAACCAGGCGCGGCAGGCGGTCGACCGCTTCGGCGCCCTGTCGGCGCTCTTCGACCCGGTCACCTTCCGGCACGTCGACGCGCTGGGGATCGGGCCGGGCGGGCGGTGCTGGGAGGTCGGCGCGGGCGGCCCCTCGGTGCCCGACGGCCTCGCCGACCGCGTGCGTCCCGGAGGCCGGGTCCTGGCCACCGACCTGGACACCCGCTGGCTCGACGGCCGGACCGGACCCTCGGTCGAGGTGGCCCGCCACGACGTGGTCACCGACGACCCGCCGGACGGCGGGTTCGACCTCGTCCACGCGCGGCTGGTGCTGCTCCACCTGCCGGCGCGCGAGGAGGCGCTGCGCCGGATGATCTCCGCGCTGCGGCCCGGTGGGTGGTTGCTGGTGGAGGACTACGACGTCAGCCTGCAGCCGCTCATCTGCCCGGACGCCGTCACGTCGGACCACCGGTTGGCGAACGCGGTCAAGGCCGCCTTCCGGCAGCTCCTGGTCGACCGCGGCGCCGACACCGAGCTCGGCCGGAAGCTGCCCCGGCTGCTGCGGGAGGCCGGCCTCACGGAGGTGCGGGCCGACGCCTACTTCCCGCTCGCGGTGCCCGCCGTGGCGGTGCTCGAGGCGGCCAACGTCCGGCAGGTCCGCGACGCGCTCGTCGAGCGCGGGGACGTGACCGCCGCCGAGGTGGACCGGTACCTCGAGCTCGCCTCGACCGCAGAGGTGGACCTCGCCACCGCGCCGCTGGTCTCCGCGTGGGGCCGGCGCGCGCCGTCCTGACCCGGCTGGACCGCTCCCGCACGCCGGCGCAGCATGGGCCGATGAGCGCGCCGATCAGCCGGTTCCCCGTCGTCCCCACCGCCGACCTGCCCGACGACCTCCGCGAGCGCTACGCCGCCGTCGAGGAGCGCTCCGGGTTCCTGCCCCACGTCTTCGGCGCGCTGGCCTGGCGCCCGGCCGAGGCGGCCGCGTTCTTCGCCTACCACGACGCCCTCATGGACAAGGAGACGCCGGGGCTGTCCAAGGGCGACAGGGAGCTGATCGTGGTGGCCACCAGCGCGGCCAACGACTGCCTCTACTGCGTCGTCGCGCACGGCGCCATCGCGCGGATCCGCACCCGCGACCCCTACCTCGCCGACCAGGTCGCCGTCGACTGGCGCAAGGCGCCGCTGTCGCCGCGGATGCACGCCGTCCTCGAGGTGGCCGTGCGGCTGGCCGTGGAGCCGGCGGCGGTGAGCGCCGCCGACCTCGACCGGCTGCGCGAGCAGGGGCTCACCGAGGACGACGTCTGGGACGTCGGCGCGATCGTGGCGTTCTTCGCGCTGTCGAACCGGCTGGCGCACTGGGCGGCGATCCCGCCGAACGAGGAGTTCTTCCTCCTCGGACGGCTGCCGAATGCCTGAATCCGCAGGTCGGGGTCGAGGGTTGGTCACACCCGTCGCAGCCGACACGCTCGACACGCGCGACACGCCCGGTGGACGAAACAGTCTGCGGGGAGACGTACGGCACGGTCTGCAGCCGCCCGTGAGACGTTTCGAGGGCGGGTCGTCACACTTCGTGATGCTCTTGTGACGAACGGGTCCTCAGAGATTGGTGAGAACGCGGCCGGCCGACACGCCGGTCCACCGAGGGTGTTTGTGCCGCCCCGATGGCCTGCCTAACTTCCTCTCCGTCGACCGAGTTGACATAACTGTAAGGCTGTACTCGAGGTTGAGGGACGGGTTGGAGCGCCGCATGACACCTCCGCACAACTACCTAGCGGTCATCAAGGTCGTCGGCATCGGCGGCGGTGGGGTGAACGCGGTCAACCGGATGATCGAGGTCGGCCTCAAGGGGGTCGAGTTCATCGCGATCAACACCGACGCCCAGGCGCTGCTGATGAGCGATGCCGACGTGAAGCTCGACGTCGGCCGCGAGCTGACCCGCGGCCTCGGCGCGGGCGCGCAGCCCGACGTCGGCCGGCAGGCCGCCGAGGACCACCGCGAGGAGATCGAGGAGGTGCTCAAGGGCGCCGACATGGTCTTCGTCACCGCGGGGGAGGGTGGCGGCACCGGCACCGGTGGCGCGCCCGTCGTGGCCTCGATCGCCCGAAAGCTCGGCGCGCTGACCATCGGCGTCGTCACCCGCCCGTTCGCCTTCGAGGGCAAGCGGCGCGCGGTGCAGGCCGAGTCGGGCATCGAGGAGCTGCGCAACGAGTGCGACACGCTCATCGTGATCCCGAACGACCGGCTGCTGCAGCTGGGCGACCGGAACGTCAGCGTCATGGACGCCTTCCGCACGGCCGACCAGGTGCTGCTGTCCGGTGTCCAGGGCATCACCGACCTGATCACCACGCCGGGCCTGATCAACCTGGACTTCGCCGACGTCAAGTCGGTCATGTCCGGGGCCGGCTCGGCGCTGATGGGCATCGGCAGCGCGCGCGGGGACAACCGTGCCCTGCTCGCCGCGGAGCAGGCGATCGCCAGCCCGCTGCTGGAGGCCTCGATGGAGGGCGCCCACGGGGTGCTGCTGTCGATCTCCGGCGGGTCGGACCTCGGTCTGTTCGAGATCAACGAGGCCGCCTCGCTGGTCTCCGACGCCGCCCACTCCGACGCCAACATCATCTTCGGTGCGGTCATCGACGACGCCCTGGGCGACGAGGTGCGGGTCACCGTCATCGCCGCCGGGTTCGACGGCGGCCGGCCGAGCAGCCGCAAGGACGCCGGTGTCGCCCACGTGGCCCCGGGCACCTCAGCGGCCGGTGCGTTCACACCCGGCCTGCCGCACCGCTCGCCGGTCCCGCCGGTGACCCCCGCCGTCCCCGTCGCGGGCCCCACGGCGACGGGGGAGCGGCTGGTCGGTGCGGCGCCGTCCGGGTCGGTGACGCCGCCTCCGGTGCCGCCGTCGTCCCCGGCCGGGTCGCGCCCCGCCGTCCCGTCGAACGGCTCGCCGATCACCGTGCCGCCGCTGCCGCCGATCTCGGGCAGCGGAGGCAGCCGGCGGCCGCTGTCCAGCGAGGACTTCGAGGAGGAGCTCGACATCCCGGAGTTCCTCCGCAACTAGAAGGACCCCCTCCCCACCCTCCGCAGGCTCAGGGCGGGCCCCTGGAAGGGGGCCGACAGTTAGGTTCAGTACATGAGTTCCGTCCCGGCCGCCTCGTCGGCGGTGCGGCCCCGCCGGGTCGTCACCGATCGGCGGGGCGGCCGGTCGGCGTCTCCGTACGACTCGTTCAACCTCGGTGCGCACGTCGGGGACGCCCCGGCGGACGTCGCGGCCAACCGGGAGCGGCTGGCCCGCGAGCTCGGCGTCGCGGGCGACCGGCTGGTCTGGATGACGCAGGTGCACGGCAACGGCGTCGCCGTCGTCGACGGGCCGCAGGAGGCCCCGGTGCCCGACGTCGACGCCCTCGTGACGACGACGCCCGGCCTCGTCCTCTGCGTGCTGGTCGCCGACTGCGTGCCGGTGCTGCTCAGCGACGCCGAGGCGGGCGTGGTCGCCGCGGTGCACGCCGGCCGCGAGGGGGTGCGGCAGAAGGTGGTGCCGGCGGCGCTGGCCGCGATGGGCCGCCTGGGCGCCCGGCCGCGCAACGTCACCGCGCTGCTCGGGCCCGCCGTGTGCGGTGCCTGCTACGAGGTGCCCCGCGAGATGCAGGCCGAGGTCGCGCGGGTGGTCCCGAGCGCCGCCGTCCGCACCCGGTCCGGGACGCCGGGGCTGGACCTGCGCGCCGGGGTGGCCGAGCAGCTCGGCCGCGCCGGGGTCGGCCAGGTGGTGCACGACCCGCGCTGCACCGTCGAGGACCGCTTCCTCTTCTCCCACCGCCGCGACGGCGTCACCGGCCGTCAGGCGGGGGTCGTCTGGCTGTCATGAGCACCGCGGGGGCGGCTGCGAGGATCGCCGTCGTGCCCGCGTCGCCGTTCGAGGAGAACCTCACCGCCGTCCACGACCGGATCGCCGCGGCCGCTCGCGCCGCCGGCCGCGACCCGTCCTCCGTGCGGCTGATCGCGGTGAGCAAGACGTGGCCGGCCGGGGCGGTGCGCGCCGTGGCCGCGCTCGGGCAGGTCGACTTCGGCGAGAACCGCGTGCAGGAGCTGCTCGGCAAGGCCGGCGAGCTGACCGACCTCCCGCTGAGCTGGCACGCGATCGGGCAGCTGCAGCGCAACAAGGCCGCCGCGGTCGCCCGGCTCGGCGCCGTCGTCCACTCGGTCGACCGCACCTCCCTGGCCGGCATGCTGGCCCGGGCGGCGGAGTCCGCCGGGCGCCGCCTCGACGTCCTCGTGCAGGTCGACCTCGGCGGGCCGGCGGGGGAGGAGGCCGCCCGGGGCGGGGCGGCGCCCGCCGACGTGCCGGCCCTGGCCGACGCGATCGCCGGGCTGGACGCGCTGCGGCTCCGGGGGCTGATGGCGGTGGCCCCGCGCGACGAGGACCCGGCGCCCGCCTTCGCCCGGCTGGCGGCCCTCGCCGAGCGGATCCGCGCCGACCACCCCGGTGCCGTGGAGCTCTCCGCCGGGATGAGCGGCGACCTCGAGCAGGCGATCGCAGCCGGCGCGACGCTCGTGCGTGTCGGAACCGCGATCTTCGGCGCGCGCGCCCTACATTCCTCGGAGGATCGGGGGATCCCGACCACACGAGTCACACCAGCAACACGGGCCACGGACGACCCAGGCGTGTGAGTGCTCGTTGGACGAAGTTGACGAACGACCGCGACGCTGAGGACACCAGTAGAGGGGGAGGTCCGATGGCCGGAGCCATGCGGAAGATGGGGATCTATCTCGGGCTCGTCGAGGACGACGACGCGCGGGCCTACGGCCGCTATGACGCCCGTCAGTCCGAGCACCCCGACTCCGAACGCCGCTACGGCCGGTACGAGGACAGCCGCTACGCCACCGACTACGTCGACGACGGCTTCGCCGACGAGTCCTACGGCGACGAGCGCTACCCCTCCTCCCGCGACCGGTTCGGCGCCGGCTACGCCGACGACGTCGAGGCCGAGGAGGTGCCCGAGGCCCGCGAGCCCGAGCCCGCGGCACCCCGGCGTCCGGCCGCGCGCCCGCTGGGCCTGGCGCCGTCGGCCACCTCGGCGACCCCCGCCCGCCTGGGCGGCAGCCTCGGTGGGACGACGTCGGGGGCCGGTGCGGCCGGTCTCGCCGTCCGCGAGCCGGTGACGGCCGAGGCCGAGCCCGCCCCGGCGCCCAAGGAGCCGTACCGGATCACCACCGTGCACCCGCGCACGTACAACGAGGCGCGCCAGATCGGCG
Protein-coding regions in this window:
- a CDS encoding UDP-N-acetylmuramoyl-tripeptide--D-alanyl-D-alanine ligase, giving the protein MIRLSLAEVADAVGGTRTGDAEITGAVTVDSRTVGAGDLFVALPGERVDGADFVAVAAQAGAAAALSTRPDDALPTVVVDDPVAALGRLAAAVHARLAVTTVGITGSSGKTSTKDLLGQVLAAAGPTVSPPGSYNNDIGLPLTVLSADEDTRFLVLEMGARGPGHIARLCGIARPDIGVVLNVGSAHLGEFGSAEVIAQAKGELVEALPENGTAVLNADDPRVIGMAPRTAARVVTTGIREPADVRATGVRLDESGRARFTLHAGGEEQDVALRVVGEHQVANALSAAGAALAAGLSPAAVATALSAAEPRSRWRMEVGRRPDGVTVVNDAYNANPESMRAALAALTALPGERRIAVLGAMAELGPGGGAEHERLGRDAAAAGVDLVVAVGADAVGIASGAAAAGRRPGEESVHVPDRAAARALLSELLRPGDVVLVKASRSYGLERLAEDLLGAGA
- the mraY gene encoding phospho-N-acetylmuramoyl-pentapeptide-transferase; protein product: MKSVLFASGFGLIISILLTPLAIRAFRQKGLGQEIRDDGPESHLSKKGTPTMGGTVIVAATVGGYVIAHLLLVSQPGRGFTATGVLLLFLMVGLGTVGFLDDYLKIRHRRSLGLNKTAKLVGQLVVGVTFAVLALNFESGGQTPASTSVSFVRDIAPMGLGAVGFVILAYLFIAGFSNAVNLTDGLDGLASGCSAMVFAAYVFISFWQFTHDCALKPIDGCYLVRDPLDVTLVAAAALGACLGFLWWNTSPARIFMGDTGSLALGGLMSGLAIVTRTELLLVVLGGLFVAVTLSVVIQVAFFRATRRRVFRMAPLHHHFELAGWTENTVIVRFWLVTGMAVAFGIGLFYTDWLSFAGL
- the murD gene encoding UDP-N-acetylmuramoyl-L-alanine--D-glutamate ligase, yielding MNVQLSGRTVLVAGLGVSGAAAARVLLERGARVLLADAARPSAVDALLESGAEWLGPLAEVPADVELVVTSPGWRPDAPLLVDAARRGIEVLGEPELAWRLRAEPAAPWLAVTGTNGKTTTVTMLEAILLAGGRRAVAAGNVGRPLVEVVTETGADGAPAYDAVAVELSSFQLHWSSTLAPQAAAVLNIADDHTDWHGSFAAYRDAKARILRGAEVAVADASDEVAAALVAGAPRPVTVTLGEPAPGQLGVRDGALVDRAFADDPAGEVLLEAGALQVSGPHNTVNALAAAALARAAGIPATAIAAGLAGFRGGAHRNVLVATVDGVDYVDDSKATNPHAAGASLAAYPRVVWIAGGLLKGADVDPLVEAVAPRLAGVVLLGRDRAQLAASLARHAPSVPVVEVPSGDDEGMGTTAEQTMRQVVTEAARLARPGDTVLMAPAAASMDVFTDYAHRGRAFADAVRELG
- the ftsW gene encoding putative lipid II flippase FtsW, translated to MTAGTTTRHDTGSVSDRPAARRYRVRRLQGPDWLDGPMVSCTLVLGAAGLLLAIGLVMVFSASSVKAALSHEPAWAPGVQQLVWAAIGAVALVLALRLPVGFLRRWSGWFMVAMLVLLLAVLVFGVQLNGARQWFDFTIAHFQPSEPAKLAFALWGAHMLATRDRYLTTKSLLLPIIPAFLLIAVLLLAEPDLGGVVTFFVILVALLWAGGARLKVWLGLGAVAAIGIVSLIAVAPYRLARFTSFLDPFADASNTGYQAVRGLYALATGGFSGVGLGNSRMKWGLLPYGESDYIFAIIGEELGFLGCLVVVALYGVLAYVGFRIARRSADRFVQLASIAITTWLVGQATMNMGYVVGLLPVTGVTLPLVSAGGTSLVLTLFIVGVLARFALSEPAAIEAQQNRRRSRLSRWLLPVPAHAVDPVRSRRRPGSGRTVARVPGGGAERTPRRSTPPRRRPPLEERERGVPRRPVGSRVSEAATRRPGRPG
- the murG gene encoding undecaprenyldiphospho-muramoylpentapeptide beta-N-acetylglucosaminyltransferase, producing MSPLSIALAGGGTGGHIEPMLALADALRRRDDDLTITCLGTARGMETRIVPARGYDLRLIPPVPLPRKPTLDLLKVPGRVVGAVRQTAALLRELDADVVVGFGGYVALPAYLAARRAHVPVVVHEQNALPGLANRIGARLAARVAVTAPGTPLRHAEVVGMPLRGAISGLDRAARRAEARAEFDLDADRPTLLVFGGSQGAASLNRAAVGAADALTAAGVQVLHARGPKNTDVEVPARPAGEAPYVVVDYLDRMDLAYAAADLALCRSGAVTVAEVAAVGLPAAFVPLPIGNGEQRRNAQPLVDAGGGLLVEDADLSPAWIEQHVVPLLTDADRLAGFAAHAKAAGARDADEKLAEIVLEVARG